In the genome of Myxococcales bacterium, one region contains:
- a CDS encoding nucleoside kinase yields MLKKFNITMNGKRLVVDIDTKICDLLEKAPHRGKRTAVGAKLNNRVVGLRYSLKCSAEIVTIDISDREGMDIYRRTASTVLYAAVAKVAPDARIVVGQSIGSGYFFEIHNHVVDEKFIQDVDRTMKNIVAADIPISRKWIPIEEAIEIFSSHNASDRVKLVSQLKRSEIPMISMGDYRGYAHGPIAYKSSLIDSWNLVPYEHGMVLIFPDSEGNLETNFSAQPKLFATYLEAKRWNELMHIENVADLNERCMGRKSDEMVKVAEAIHEKKISAIADTISSNENLRLILISGPTSSGKTTFSKRLRIHLKIFGLEPVTISLDNYYLDRDDSPRHPDGTYDFETINALDLELFNDHLTKLLKGKEIEMPAYSFSIGKRDPSKLTRMKLGRGQIIIVEGIHGLNEELTKSVPHQNKFKIYVSALTQLCLDDHNRIFTTDTRLCRRIIRDRLFRGTTAADTIEGWQSVRHGEKKYIFPYQENADVMFNSALPYEHSLLKPYAEKFLAEVPREHPSYMEAYRLTKFFSFFIPILSREVPHTSILREFIGDSAFRY; encoded by the coding sequence ATGTTAAAGAAATTCAACATAACGATGAACGGCAAAAGACTTGTTGTCGATATAGACACCAAGATATGCGATCTCCTGGAAAAAGCCCCGCACAGGGGAAAACGCACAGCTGTGGGCGCAAAGCTCAACAACCGAGTCGTAGGGTTGAGATACTCACTAAAGTGCTCTGCAGAAATCGTGACGATCGACATCTCAGACAGGGAGGGAATGGACATCTACAGGAGAACGGCCAGCACCGTTCTCTACGCCGCAGTTGCCAAGGTCGCACCTGATGCCAGAATAGTGGTGGGGCAGTCGATAGGCAGCGGCTACTTCTTTGAAATCCACAACCACGTCGTCGATGAAAAATTCATACAGGATGTGGACCGCACGATGAAGAATATCGTCGCGGCCGACATCCCTATAAGCCGGAAATGGATACCGATAGAAGAAGCGATAGAGATATTCTCTTCTCACAATGCCAGCGACAGGGTCAAACTCGTAAGCCAGCTCAAGCGTTCCGAAATACCGATGATCTCTATGGGAGATTACAGGGGATATGCCCACGGACCTATCGCATACAAGTCGTCATTGATAGACTCCTGGAACCTTGTGCCATACGAGCACGGAATGGTGCTCATCTTCCCCGATTCCGAAGGAAACCTCGAAACCAACTTTTCAGCCCAGCCAAAGCTCTTTGCCACCTATCTCGAAGCCAAACGCTGGAACGAACTCATGCACATAGAAAATGTCGCAGACCTGAATGAACGATGTATGGGCAGAAAGTCCGACGAGATGGTCAAGGTCGCTGAGGCGATCCATGAAAAAAAGATATCAGCCATAGCGGATACGATATCCTCGAACGAAAACCTGAGGCTCATTCTCATATCCGGACCGACCTCGTCGGGGAAAACCACTTTTTCAAAACGGCTGCGAATACATCTGAAGATTTTCGGACTGGAACCGGTCACCATATCACTGGACAACTACTATCTCGACCGCGACGACTCACCAAGGCATCCGGATGGAACTTATGATTTTGAAACTATCAATGCCCTTGACCTGGAGCTTTTCAACGACCACCTGACAAAACTTTTAAAGGGCAAGGAAATCGAGATGCCCGCATACTCATTCTCTATAGGTAAAAGGGATCCATCCAAACTCACTAGAATGAAGCTTGGGCGCGGTCAGATTATAATCGTTGAAGGGATACACGGCCTGAACGAGGAACTCACGAAGTCGGTGCCCCATCAAAATAAGTTCAAGATATATGTTTCGGCGCTGACCCAACTTTGTCTCGACGATCACAATAGGATATTCACCACGGATACAAGGCTCTGCAGGAGAATAATACGCGACAGGCTCTTCAGAGGAACCACCGCAGCCGACACTATAGAGGGATGGCAGAGCGTGCGCCACGGGGAAAAGAAATACATTTTTCCGTACCAGGAAAACGCGGACGTGATGTTCAACTCGGCTCTGCCGTATGAGCACTCACTGCTAAAGCCATATGCGGAAAAATTCCTGGCCGAGGTCCCTCGCGAACATCCTTCGTATATGGAAGCCTACAGACTCACAAAATTCTTCTCCTTCTTCATACCCATCCTGTCGAGGGAAGTGCCACACACATCGATACTGAGGGAATTCATCGGGGACAGTGCATTTCGTTATTGA
- a CDS encoding helix-hairpin-helix domain-containing protein gives MKSIALIAGLLGLLCIAGNSFAAKPPPQSPVDLSTATVEQLVALPGIGQAKAQAIVEYRAQNGIAVKEDLLNVKGIGQALLAKISEHITISNGQKKTSGMAEKVVR, from the coding sequence ATGAAATCAATAGCGTTAATCGCCGGACTGCTGGGGCTTCTGTGCATAGCCGGAAACTCCTTCGCCGCAAAGCCGCCTCCGCAGTCGCCGGTGGATCTCTCAACGGCCACCGTCGAACAGCTGGTGGCGCTCCCAGGGATAGGACAGGCCAAAGCCCAGGCGATAGTCGAATATCGCGCACAGAACGGCATCGCTGTGAAGGAAGACCTTCTGAACGTAAAAGGAATAGGTCAGGCGTTGCTGGCAAAGATAAGCGAACACATAACCATATCCAATGGGCAGAAGAAAACATCTGGCATGGCGGAAAAGGTCGTCAGGTAA
- a CDS encoding alpha/beta fold hydrolase, with the protein MKDGCLILHGLTGTPDTVSSFRRVFLDAGFNISAPCLAGHGESIEELSKVKWQDWYNSVRIAYSTLKRDSHRIFCAGTSLGALLSLKLAIDEGWGVRAISVIGTPLRLSRLESVALTIVRYSPLRFMIKSIPKDLTKSVADPEGRKRYELMSLPRLPVHAVHELTKLQCEVAKGLQKISHPLLVMHGREDKVAPLFNADILRNSVSSKIVESVILNGCKHVLTMDYERVRVAKTALYFFKRFA; encoded by the coding sequence GTGAAAGACGGATGTCTCATTTTACACGGCCTGACCGGTACCCCCGATACAGTATCATCTTTCAGGCGCGTATTTCTTGACGCAGGGTTCAACATATCGGCGCCATGCCTGGCCGGACACGGCGAAAGCATCGAAGAACTTTCCAAGGTAAAGTGGCAGGACTGGTATAACAGCGTAAGGATAGCCTATTCAACGCTGAAAAGAGACTCACACAGAATTTTCTGCGCAGGGACCTCCCTTGGCGCGCTCCTCTCCTTGAAGCTCGCGATAGACGAAGGCTGGGGGGTCAGGGCGATATCGGTTATAGGCACGCCGCTCAGGCTTTCCAGGCTTGAGAGCGTCGCGCTAACAATAGTCAGATATTCGCCGTTGAGATTCATGATAAAATCGATTCCCAAGGATCTCACGAAAAGTGTCGCAGATCCGGAAGGAAGAAAGCGCTATGAGCTCATGAGCCTGCCGCGCCTCCCCGTTCACGCGGTCCATGAGTTGACGAAGCTCCAGTGCGAGGTAGCGAAAGGGCTGCAAAAAATTTCCCATCCCCTGCTGGTGATGCACGGCAGGGAAGACAAAGTCGCACCCTTATTCAACGCGGATATATTGAGGAATTCAGTATCATCAAAAATAGTCGAAAGCGTCATATTGAATGGTTGCAAACACGTGCTCACTATGGACTACGAAAGGGTCCGCGTCGCCAAAACGGCACTATACTTTTTCAAGCGCTTTGCATAA